In a single window of the Terriglobus roseus genome:
- a CDS encoding Rieske (2Fe-2S) protein: protein MAQWVRLCGVEEVPQPGKVVQLEAQGVDVCLANVNGTLSAMDNWCPHRRGPLGEGWIEGDRVVCPWHAWGFEVSTGNCPEEHAHVDIFPLKTEGGDVLVDIT from the coding sequence ATGGCGCAATGGGTTCGTTTGTGCGGTGTGGAAGAAGTGCCGCAGCCGGGCAAGGTGGTGCAGTTGGAAGCGCAGGGCGTGGATGTGTGCCTGGCGAATGTGAACGGCACGCTGAGTGCGATGGACAACTGGTGTCCGCATCGCCGTGGGCCGCTGGGCGAGGGCTGGATTGAGGGCGATCGCGTGGTGTGCCCGTGGCACGCGTGGGGTTTTGAGGTCAGCACCGGCAACTGTCCGGAAGAGCATGCTCACGTTGATATTTTTCCGCTGAAGACTGAAGGCGGAGACGTGCTGGTCGACATCACGTAG
- a CDS encoding serine aminopeptidase domain-containing protein, which produces MAQQSKTSSKSQSRNASTRPTTKTVEVVDPRWLLRMLGAFIVLGLLCSYLALGLLFYMGSWQLVLHPTRTANGGTRLSSEKTHFGPNGAGDPQLAGEWLSAPASSPRADFAALYLRGGDGQLDAADGSQIAQLHDLGLNVLAFDYRGYGNSAQRPHPSEDRMQADAVSAWEYLAATRHIAPDHVILFGSGTGVSLAVKLLQNYGPGGGLIAYNADSTVRARVAHDPRSHLFPLSLVFHDNFSLDGLQHITTPKLLYTVGHADGARKAVYQTAADPKLTVEVPTHDAAAEKAALVRFLDSILPGEAFPVLTPQMPSGK; this is translated from the coding sequence ATGGCTCAGCAATCCAAGACCTCGTCCAAGTCGCAGTCCCGCAATGCATCCACCCGCCCAACGACGAAGACGGTCGAGGTTGTGGACCCGCGCTGGCTCCTCCGCATGCTCGGAGCATTCATTGTCCTGGGATTGCTTTGCAGCTATCTGGCGCTCGGCCTGTTGTTCTACATGGGATCGTGGCAGCTCGTGCTGCATCCCACTCGGACCGCGAATGGCGGCACACGCCTCTCGTCCGAGAAAACCCACTTCGGTCCAAACGGTGCAGGTGACCCACAGCTTGCGGGAGAATGGCTCAGCGCTCCGGCCAGTTCACCTCGCGCGGACTTCGCTGCGCTCTATCTTCGCGGCGGTGACGGGCAGCTTGATGCTGCTGATGGATCGCAGATCGCGCAGTTACATGACCTCGGACTGAATGTTCTCGCCTTCGACTACCGTGGCTACGGCAACAGCGCGCAACGCCCGCATCCCAGCGAAGACCGCATGCAGGCCGACGCCGTCTCTGCCTGGGAGTACCTCGCCGCGACGCGTCACATCGCCCCCGATCATGTGATCCTCTTCGGCAGCGGCACCGGTGTTTCGCTGGCCGTGAAGCTACTACAGAACTATGGCCCCGGCGGCGGCCTGATTGCCTACAACGCGGATTCCACCGTCCGCGCGCGGGTCGCACACGATCCGCGCAGCCACCTCTTTCCCCTTAGCCTTGTCTTCCACGACAACTTCTCGCTCGACGGTCTGCAGCACATCACGACCCCGAAGCTGCTCTATACCGTAGGCCACGCAGATGGCGCTCGAAAAGCCGTCTACCAGACAGCTGCCGACCCTAAGCTGACGGTCGAAGTGCCCACACATGACGCGGCCGCCGAGAAGGCCGCACTCGTGCGCTTTCTCGACAGCATCCTGCCCGGCGAGGCCTTCCCTGTGCTGACGCCGCAGATGCCTTCGGGAAAATAG
- a CDS encoding DoxX family protein yields MARFFDRLQPYALLLLRVVLGCALVSASYTKIIPHGGFHGNNTFAAIEHWNAYVIKLGMPAWLGTVSALGEFLGGLCLIVGLFTRFFGGLNTLTLLVGVAKVTFPDYGASKYPLACMALAFIVLAFGAGPLSLDRRLGWE; encoded by the coding sequence ATGGCTCGATTCTTTGATCGTCTGCAGCCCTATGCCCTGCTTCTCCTTCGCGTAGTCCTGGGCTGCGCGCTGGTATCGGCAAGCTATACAAAGATCATTCCTCACGGCGGTTTCCACGGTAACAACACCTTCGCGGCCATCGAGCACTGGAACGCCTACGTGATCAAACTGGGTATGCCAGCGTGGCTCGGCACCGTCTCCGCGCTTGGAGAGTTCCTTGGCGGTCTTTGCCTTATCGTTGGCCTGTTCACAAGATTCTTCGGTGGTCTCAACACGCTCACGCTGCTCGTCGGCGTCGCCAAGGTCACCTTCCCGGACTACGGTGCCTCAAAATATCCGCTCGCCTGCATGGCACTTGCGTTCATCGTGTTGGCCTTCGGCGCAGGCCCGCTGTCTCTGGATCGCAGACTCGGTTGGGAGTAA
- a CDS encoding DUF1501 domain-containing protein, translating to MFSRRAFVRNGALALVGTATVPSFLVRSVMAEQAAAQANGKKLVVLFQRGAADGLNIVVPYKEKNYYAMRPSIALQPNEVLDLDGQFGLHPAMAPLLPLFKQGHLAAIHAVGSPDTTRSHFDAQDYMESGTPGIKSTQDGWLNRALQAERIDPKAMSAFRAVALGTQVPRTLQGRLPAVAVSNVANFSVGGQGAQGVAASAAFQAMYAGTHDRILSGEGQETFEAVRMLKATDPAHYQPANGVVYPNSPFANNLKQIAQLMKANLGVEAAFADIGDWDTHQAQGGVNGRLSNRLKEFSEAIAAFWNDMGQDAEQITLVTMSEFGRTARQNGTGGTDHGHGNVMFVLGGGIKGGKVYGRWPGLDEEQLNEGRDLAITTDFRQVLGEATYHALGTRDLSTVFPGGSVTPAQFLRFA from the coding sequence ATGTTTTCTCGTAGAGCTTTCGTTCGAAATGGCGCCCTGGCGCTCGTGGGTACGGCCACCGTGCCGAGTTTCCTGGTGCGCAGTGTGATGGCGGAGCAGGCGGCGGCGCAGGCTAACGGCAAGAAACTGGTCGTGCTCTTCCAGCGGGGCGCGGCCGATGGCTTGAATATCGTCGTGCCGTACAAGGAGAAGAACTACTACGCCATGCGGCCATCCATCGCATTGCAGCCCAACGAGGTGCTCGATCTGGATGGGCAATTTGGATTGCATCCAGCCATGGCGCCGTTGTTGCCGCTCTTCAAGCAAGGTCATCTTGCGGCGATCCATGCCGTGGGATCGCCCGACACGACGCGCTCGCACTTCGACGCGCAGGACTATATGGAGAGTGGCACGCCGGGCATTAAGAGCACCCAGGACGGCTGGTTGAATCGCGCGCTGCAGGCGGAACGAATCGACCCGAAGGCGATGAGCGCCTTCCGTGCTGTCGCTCTGGGGACGCAGGTTCCGCGCACGCTGCAGGGGCGTCTTCCGGCTGTCGCGGTCTCAAATGTTGCAAATTTCTCGGTGGGCGGACAAGGCGCACAGGGTGTTGCTGCCTCTGCCGCATTTCAGGCGATGTACGCGGGCACCCATGACCGCATCCTGAGCGGCGAGGGGCAGGAGACGTTCGAAGCTGTGCGCATGCTGAAGGCGACCGATCCGGCGCACTACCAACCGGCGAATGGTGTGGTCTATCCCAATTCGCCATTCGCCAACAACCTGAAGCAGATCGCTCAGTTGATGAAGGCAAACCTTGGAGTAGAGGCGGCCTTCGCCGACATCGGCGACTGGGATACGCATCAGGCGCAGGGCGGCGTAAACGGACGCCTGTCCAACAGGCTAAAAGAGTTCAGCGAAGCGATTGCCGCCTTCTGGAATGACATGGGCCAGGACGCAGAACAGATCACGCTGGTGACCATGAGTGAGTTCGGAAGAACGGCGCGGCAGAACGGCACGGGCGGTACGGATCACGGTCACGGAAATGTAATGTTTGTATTGGGCGGCGGTATCAAGGGCGGGAAGGTCTATGGCCGCTGGCCTGGGTTGGATGAAGAGCAGTTAAATGAGGGACGCGACTTAGCGATCACGACAGATTTTCGGCAGGTGTTGGGCGAGGCGACCTATCACGCATTGGGTACGCGGGACCTGAGTACAGTCTTTCCGGGCGGCTCCGTTACGCCTGCGCAATTTCTGCGATTTGCCTGA
- a CDS encoding DUF1800 domain-containing protein has product MTRPLDKEARANLILNRLTFGPTKSELLSLESLGVESWFERQLQPQTINDSAFEGRLDAYPALRMTQSDRLRRYPEPATLRQIAKTGVLPNDPELRAIVGDQVEFYQMIRENKAKADAAKTGTADAMMMNGSTQSVAAQAQAAVVNLEQSTPAMPKAEVDSLVSLAPNDRYGRLLSMPPADLIALRKGARGPLEAKLTDGMTPLQKETLLALSGTNRMINAETQGARLLRDIYSERQLEAVMTDFWLNHFNVFVGANGQIPAVLPDYEQTIRSHALGKFEDLLIATAQSPAMLMYLNNATSMGPNSIAAVRANKNPKNKQDLGLNENYAREVMELHTLGVNGGYTQKDVTELAKVFTGWTLDRPYDGGAYNFNMNRHEPGPKTVLGRTIQPSGEEEGYQALHMLATSPATAHFISTEIAQRFVSDSPPQAMVDRMAKAFLTSNGDIKQVLRAMVHSPEFFTTATVNAKLKTPLEYVTSAVRASGAEISNPQPLIQSLQQLGMPLYGCQPPTGYKWDEATWLSSSALINRMNFSLSLSTNRIGGATVDWMPVLASGAPTIRPVSLTSGSGAADPDASRKESLLESRLFEVPVSAQTRTAVITQGNDATAQQAAQQFSATGTRQLTDAEKQAQQQDRLDAMMAGKVKGPPPQKGMAPPRGLGVAVIKPGPAPADKQAAAMAGLLLGSPEFQRR; this is encoded by the coding sequence GTGACGCGTCCGTTGGACAAAGAAGCGCGCGCCAACCTGATTCTGAATCGTCTCACCTTCGGCCCAACAAAGTCGGAACTCCTTTCGCTTGAGTCTCTTGGAGTCGAATCATGGTTCGAGCGCCAGTTGCAGCCTCAAACCATTAACGACAGCGCATTTGAGGGCAGACTGGATGCTTACCCGGCGCTTCGAATGACACAGAGCGATCGTCTGCGTCGGTACCCGGAACCGGCGACGCTGCGACAGATCGCCAAGACCGGCGTGCTGCCGAATGACCCCGAACTGCGCGCTATCGTCGGTGACCAGGTCGAGTTCTACCAGATGATCCGCGAGAACAAGGCCAAGGCTGATGCTGCCAAAACCGGCACTGCGGACGCCATGATGATGAATGGTTCCACGCAGAGCGTCGCCGCCCAGGCGCAGGCAGCGGTCGTGAACCTGGAACAGAGCACTCCAGCGATGCCGAAGGCTGAGGTCGATTCGCTGGTGTCGCTCGCCCCGAACGATCGCTATGGCCGCCTGTTGAGCATGCCGCCGGCCGACTTGATCGCCCTACGGAAGGGAGCCCGCGGGCCGTTGGAGGCGAAGCTGACGGACGGCATGACGCCATTGCAGAAAGAGACGCTGCTGGCGCTCTCTGGTACCAACCGCATGATCAACGCGGAGACGCAGGGAGCCAGGCTGCTGCGGGACATCTACTCGGAGCGTCAGCTTGAAGCGGTGATGACCGACTTCTGGCTGAATCATTTTAATGTCTTCGTGGGTGCGAACGGCCAGATACCGGCGGTGCTCCCCGACTACGAACAGACGATTCGCTCGCACGCCCTGGGTAAGTTTGAAGACCTGCTGATTGCGACGGCGCAAAGTCCGGCAATGCTGATGTATCTGAACAACGCAACCAGCATGGGACCGAACTCCATCGCAGCGGTGCGCGCGAACAAGAATCCGAAGAACAAGCAGGATCTGGGCCTGAACGAGAACTACGCCCGCGAGGTCATGGAGCTGCATACGCTCGGCGTGAATGGCGGCTATACGCAGAAGGATGTCACCGAACTGGCGAAGGTCTTCACCGGCTGGACACTCGACCGGCCATACGATGGTGGCGCCTACAACTTCAACATGAATCGGCACGAACCGGGCCCGAAGACGGTGCTGGGCAGGACGATCCAGCCAAGCGGTGAGGAAGAGGGGTACCAGGCGCTGCACATGCTGGCGACCAGCCCGGCGACTGCGCACTTTATCTCGACAGAAATTGCGCAGCGCTTCGTCAGCGACAGTCCGCCACAGGCCATGGTCGACCGCATGGCCAAAGCCTTCCTTACGAGCAACGGGGACATCAAGCAGGTGCTCCGCGCGATGGTGCATTCCCCGGAATTTTTCACGACGGCAACGGTCAATGCCAAACTGAAGACGCCGCTGGAGTATGTCACCAGCGCGGTTCGCGCGAGTGGCGCCGAGATATCGAATCCGCAGCCATTGATCCAGTCACTGCAGCAACTCGGCATGCCGCTGTATGGCTGCCAGCCGCCGACCGGCTACAAGTGGGATGAGGCTACCTGGTTGTCATCGTCCGCACTCATCAACCGGATGAACTTCTCCCTGTCGCTCAGCACGAATCGCATTGGCGGGGCAACGGTGGACTGGATGCCTGTGCTGGCAAGTGGCGCGCCGACGATCCGTCCTGTATCCCTGACTTCGGGCTCGGGTGCGGCGGATCCTGACGCCAGCCGCAAGGAATCGCTATTGGAATCGCGGCTCTTTGAAGTACCCGTGAGCGCCCAGACGCGGACCGCTGTAATCACGCAGGGAAACGATGCGACGGCGCAGCAGGCAGCACAACAGTTCTCCGCGACTGGCACGCGTCAGTTGACCGATGCGGAGAAGCAGGCGCAGCAGCAGGATCGTCTGGACGCGATGATGGCCGGTAAGGTTAAGGGCCCGCCGCCGCAGAAGGGAATGGCTCCACCGCGTGGACTGGGTGTGGCAGTCATCAAGCCCGGTCCGGCTCCCGCGGATAAACAGGCTGCTGCGATGGCAGGACTGTTGCTCGGTTCACCGGAGTTTCAGCGACGGTAG
- a CDS encoding alpha-ketoacid dehydrogenase subunit alpha/beta yields the protein MAARTTTAGTTKAESALGSLTGEELIRFYRLMYLSRKTDDREILLKRQQKIFFQISCAGHEALLVAAGLALKPGYDWFFPYYRDRALCLALGQTVTDQLLQAVGADDPGSGGRQMPSHWTSKPIHLVSPSSATGTQCLHAVGCAEAGIYFTDHPESAEGDYGAGDYRRFKDVSFESDEVAYTSIGEGSTSQGEFWEALNTASNKRLPVIFVVEDNGYAISTPVEANTPGGNISRLVANFPHFHFAEVDGTDPVASYEAMKEAVAYCRARKGPALVHGHVIRPYSHALSDDERWYRHPSELEADALRDPLGRTEALLLREGVLTEEALDLLKKEVDDEVRAAADVALGAPLPLVENITKHVYSEDLKPTDPVFATEVKLEDAVDHTIADLINHTLRDEMRRDPRIVIFGEDVADATRDEHLKTGTLKGKGGVFKITAGLQTEFGSDRVFNSPLAEANIVGRAIGMASRGLKPVVEIQFFDYIWPAMHQMRNELSVFRWRSNGNHSSPLVIRVPIGGYLTGGSLYHSQSGESIFTHTPGVRVVMPSNALDAAGLLRTAIRCDDPVLFLEHKRLYREAYGRAPYPGPEYAIPFGKAKTVKAGTDLTVVTYGAVVPRALQAAQKIEREQDISVEVIDLRSLSPYDFEAIAESVRKTNRVIIAHEDMRSWGFGAELAARVADELFHDLDAPVRRVAGMDTFVAYQPILEDAILPQTEHLYKAMAELAAF from the coding sequence ATGGCGGCACGCACCACGACAGCAGGGACGACGAAGGCAGAGAGTGCGCTTGGTTCCCTAACGGGCGAAGAGTTAATCCGCTTTTACCGGCTGATGTACCTGTCGCGGAAGACGGACGACCGCGAAATCCTGCTGAAGCGTCAACAGAAGATCTTCTTCCAGATTTCCTGCGCCGGACACGAGGCACTGCTGGTTGCCGCGGGCCTTGCACTCAAGCCCGGCTATGACTGGTTCTTCCCGTACTATCGTGACCGCGCGCTTTGCCTAGCTTTGGGACAGACCGTGACCGACCAGTTGCTGCAGGCGGTGGGTGCGGACGACCCCGGCAGCGGTGGCCGGCAGATGCCGTCCCACTGGACCAGCAAGCCCATCCACCTCGTCTCTCCCTCCTCGGCTACCGGAACGCAGTGCCTGCACGCGGTTGGCTGCGCCGAGGCAGGCATCTACTTTACGGATCATCCTGAGTCCGCCGAAGGCGACTACGGCGCAGGAGATTATCGCCGCTTCAAAGACGTCAGCTTCGAGTCGGACGAGGTCGCCTACACCTCCATTGGCGAGGGTTCCACTTCGCAGGGCGAGTTCTGGGAGGCGCTGAATACAGCCTCGAACAAGCGCCTGCCGGTGATCTTTGTCGTGGAAGACAATGGCTATGCCATCTCCACGCCGGTAGAGGCGAACACCCCGGGCGGCAACATCTCGCGCCTGGTGGCCAACTTCCCGCACTTCCACTTTGCCGAAGTGGATGGCACTGATCCTGTCGCCAGCTATGAGGCGATGAAGGAGGCGGTCGCCTATTGCCGCGCCCGCAAGGGGCCCGCACTGGTGCATGGCCATGTCATCCGGCCCTACTCCCACGCGCTAAGTGACGATGAGCGCTGGTACCGTCATCCCTCTGAGCTTGAGGCAGATGCTCTTCGCGATCCGCTTGGCCGTACCGAGGCTCTGCTGCTGCGCGAGGGCGTCCTGACCGAGGAAGCGCTTGACCTGCTGAAGAAGGAAGTCGATGACGAGGTGCGAGCCGCTGCAGATGTCGCCCTGGGCGCACCTCTGCCGCTGGTCGAGAACATCACGAAGCACGTCTATTCCGAGGATCTGAAGCCGACCGATCCTGTCTTTGCGACGGAAGTAAAGCTGGAAGATGCCGTTGATCACACCATCGCGGACCTGATCAATCACACGCTGCGGGACGAGATGCGGCGCGATCCGCGCATCGTCATCTTCGGCGAGGACGTTGCGGATGCCACGCGGGATGAGCACCTGAAGACCGGCACGCTGAAGGGTAAAGGCGGTGTCTTCAAGATCACCGCCGGTCTACAGACCGAGTTTGGATCGGACCGTGTCTTCAACTCGCCACTTGCCGAGGCAAACATTGTTGGCCGCGCCATCGGCATGGCCTCGCGTGGTCTGAAGCCCGTTGTAGAAATTCAATTCTTTGATTACATCTGGCCTGCTATGCATCAGATGCGGAACGAGTTATCGGTATTCCGCTGGAGGTCGAACGGTAACCACTCATCGCCGCTGGTGATCCGTGTTCCGATCGGTGGCTACCTGACAGGGGGATCGCTCTATCATTCGCAGTCGGGCGAAAGCATCTTCACGCACACCCCCGGTGTTCGCGTCGTGATGCCGTCGAACGCCCTCGATGCAGCAGGTTTGCTGCGCACTGCGATACGCTGCGATGATCCCGTACTCTTCCTGGAGCACAAGCGCCTCTACCGGGAAGCCTACGGCCGCGCGCCCTATCCGGGACCGGAATACGCTATACCGTTCGGCAAAGCGAAGACAGTGAAGGCTGGCACCGATCTTACGGTTGTCACCTACGGCGCGGTGGTTCCGCGGGCCCTGCAGGCGGCACAGAAGATCGAACGGGAGCAGGACATCAGCGTGGAAGTGATCGACCTCCGCTCGCTTTCGCCGTACGATTTTGAGGCGATCGCCGAGAGCGTCCGCAAGACAAACCGCGTCATCATCGCGCACGAGGACATGCGGAGCTGGGGCTTCGGCGCGGAGCTGGCAGCGCGCGTCGCCGACGAGCTCTTCCACGATCTGGATGCGCCTGTCCGCCGCGTTGCCGGCATGGACACCTTTGTGGCCTACCAGCCGATTCTGGAGGACGCGATCCTGCCCCAGACAGAGCACCTGTATAAAGCCATGGCGGAACTGGCAGCGTTCTAG
- a CDS encoding mechanosensitive ion channel family protein, whose translation MSLLIQLALVVTEPETSFRELGHSWHTDIVDFVRHDAPKIVVILLVSFVLQRIVSFFVNRMRRVADAYAGHNQRASQLRTVAAILRATCYGLIGFIALMQILPLFNIDLKPLLASAGVVGLGISFGAQSLFKDMLNGILILIEDQFNVGDVVKLAGLTGTVEDLSLRATTLRDGDGTQYFIPNSQIATVSNLSREFSVASLSVSVDASADPDRVIALLREVAMEVRNDAAFKNVAISDGDILGVDKIIGREVIYPVNFRVKANQKDGILRELRRRVLQRFDKEGIPLGTQTSTVVMQGLPDPTITQQAPSLSGN comes from the coding sequence ATGTCTTTGTTGATCCAACTCGCACTCGTTGTGACGGAACCGGAAACTTCTTTCCGCGAGCTCGGCCATAGCTGGCACACGGACATTGTCGACTTCGTCCGGCATGACGCTCCGAAGATCGTGGTGATCCTGCTGGTGTCGTTCGTACTGCAGCGGATCGTGTCTTTCTTCGTGAATCGCATGCGGCGGGTCGCCGATGCCTATGCCGGCCACAATCAGCGTGCGTCGCAACTTCGGACGGTCGCAGCGATCCTGCGCGCCACGTGCTACGGCCTCATCGGCTTCATCGCCCTGATGCAGATTCTGCCACTCTTCAACATTGATCTGAAGCCCCTGCTGGCATCAGCCGGTGTCGTCGGCCTGGGCATCTCCTTTGGTGCGCAGTCGCTTTTCAAGGACATGCTGAACGGCATCCTCATCCTGATTGAAGATCAGTTCAACGTGGGCGACGTGGTGAAGCTGGCGGGGCTGACCGGTACCGTGGAAGATCTATCGCTGCGCGCGACGACCCTGCGCGATGGCGACGGCACGCAGTACTTCATACCCAACTCGCAGATCGCGACGGTGTCGAACCTGTCACGCGAGTTCTCCGTGGCTTCCCTTTCGGTCTCCGTCGATGCATCCGCCGATCCGGACCGCGTCATTGCGTTGCTCCGCGAGGTCGCCATGGAGGTTCGCAACGACGCTGCCTTCAAGAACGTCGCCATCTCTGACGGAGACATTCTCGGCGTCGACAAGATCATTGGCCGTGAGGTCATCTATCCAGTTAACTTCCGCGTCAAGGCGAATCAGAAAGACGGGATCCTTCGCGAACTGCGGCGGCGTGTTCTGCAGCGGTTCGATAAGGAAGGCATCCCGCTCGGCACGCAGACCAGCACGGTCGTCATGCAGGGCCTGCCGGATCCCACGATCACACAACAGGCGCCCTCCCTCTCCGGGAACTAG
- a CDS encoding PP2C family protein-serine/threonine phosphatase has product MPLVLRPRQQNVSDPLYAATGAPSPGPWTRIPFWVRVIWGLVALFFLLAYLPGIIGDAASFLRWVMLALAVLAGIPLLYRAARHGMLWRLRNKLILTYLLIGLTPVVLFFTLVFLSAYVAAGQFAIHLVASHLQLQLDSMGTTDAGMAFGLARRLENGASVESLMRGPDGPGAATRGGGPAAGNQPVVASTPAATATSGPVTASNLPNNGGPGTNGPANGVGRGPANRQRAVYIDEKPIDTPGFAGNARSPLRLADWVGKRRFGQLKVFVADGGVLYMAVVDRVPAGNNHTVTVIGSVPVSEQLLNGVAEGLGQVTLVPGLVLQQTHRTNLTARELRRTRLVGGARPPASSLFDYGVRFPSTLSVVDWETGNIQSVPFNVESRPSILFEQLFGAGLTGRITDTVRVAFLLICLVFAIFEIFAFYVAIRLTKTMTGSVEDLYAATLSIDSGNLSHRIQVQRDDQLADLCRSFNRMSWSLGKLIEEQKEKERMQSELSIAQEVQANLFPRASVRVPSLQLHGICRPARTVSGDYYDFLVFHDDHDNARRITGLGLALGDISGKGISAALLMATLHSAVRAYRLASEELFGDSARALTHQESLECGELFESPARILSLLNKHLYRSTQPEKYATLFLAHYDDASGRLTYANAGQLPPFVMKRDGRIVRLDRGGTVVGLMDGMHYEQETVALDPGDLLIAYSDGVTEPENDFGEFGEDRLLEVVHQHRDQPLEVISHEVMAALDAWIGGGEQPDDITLVLARKM; this is encoded by the coding sequence ATGCCGCTAGTGCTTCGTCCACGCCAGCAGAATGTCTCTGACCCGCTCTACGCGGCTACGGGTGCACCTTCGCCGGGCCCCTGGACACGCATACCGTTTTGGGTCCGCGTGATCTGGGGTCTTGTCGCGCTGTTCTTTCTGCTTGCTTATCTGCCCGGCATCATCGGAGACGCAGCGTCCTTTCTCCGCTGGGTCATGCTCGCTCTCGCTGTGCTGGCGGGCATCCCGCTGCTGTACCGAGCTGCCCGGCATGGGATGTTGTGGCGACTGCGGAACAAGCTGATTCTGACGTATCTTCTGATCGGCCTTACGCCGGTCGTGCTGTTCTTCACGCTGGTCTTTCTGTCGGCATATGTGGCTGCAGGACAGTTTGCGATCCATCTCGTCGCGTCGCACCTGCAGTTGCAGTTGGACAGCATGGGAACGACCGACGCCGGTATGGCGTTCGGATTGGCACGACGGCTGGAGAACGGCGCCAGTGTCGAAAGCCTGATGCGCGGTCCCGACGGCCCAGGTGCCGCAACTCGCGGAGGCGGTCCTGCGGCGGGTAACCAGCCAGTGGTCGCGAGTACGCCCGCGGCTACGGCTACGTCTGGTCCGGTGACTGCGAGCAATCTGCCGAATAACGGTGGCCCTGGCACAAATGGTCCGGCGAACGGCGTGGGACGTGGTCCTGCAAATCGGCAGCGTGCGGTTTATATCGACGAAAAGCCCATCGATACCCCTGGCTTTGCAGGAAATGCGCGCAGCCCCTTGCGTCTGGCCGACTGGGTAGGCAAGCGCCGCTTCGGCCAGTTGAAGGTTTTCGTTGCGGATGGCGGCGTGCTTTACATGGCGGTCGTGGATCGTGTGCCCGCCGGCAACAACCATACCGTGACGGTCATCGGCAGCGTGCCGGTCTCAGAGCAGCTCTTGAATGGAGTGGCCGAGGGTCTTGGCCAGGTGACGCTCGTACCTGGCCTTGTTCTGCAGCAGACGCACCGCACCAACCTGACCGCCAGGGAACTGCGCCGGACACGCCTGGTGGGCGGCGCGCGACCTCCTGCTTCCTCGCTCTTCGACTACGGCGTCCGCTTTCCTTCCACCCTCTCCGTCGTCGACTGGGAGACGGGTAATATTCAGTCCGTCCCCTTCAATGTGGAGTCGCGCCCGTCGATTCTGTTCGAACAGCTCTTCGGAGCCGGCCTGACAGGTCGTATCACCGACACGGTGCGGGTGGCCTTTCTCCTCATCTGCCTTGTCTTCGCGATTTTTGAGATCTTTGCCTTCTACGTCGCGATACGGCTGACGAAGACGATGACGGGGTCCGTCGAAGATCTGTACGCGGCGACGCTCTCCATCGATAGTGGCAACCTGTCGCATCGCATCCAGGTGCAACGCGACGATCAGCTCGCGGATCTGTGCCGGTCGTTCAATCGCATGTCGTGGTCGCTCGGCAAGCTGATTGAAGAGCAGAAGGAGAAGGAGCGGATGCAGAGCGAACTGAGCATCGCGCAGGAGGTCCAGGCGAACCTCTTCCCGCGGGCTTCGGTGCGCGTTCCATCGCTGCAGCTGCATGGCATCTGCCGTCCCGCGCGGACCGTCTCCGGCGACTATTACGACTTCCTCGTCTTCCACGATGACCATGACAACGCCCGAAGGATTACCGGCCTTGGCCTCGCGCTGGGTGACATCAGCGGCAAGGGCATCTCGGCCGCGCTGCTGATGGCGACGCTTCACTCTGCCGTTCGTGCCTATCGCCTGGCCAGCGAAGAACTCTTTGGCGACAGTGCCCGCGCTCTGACGCACCAGGAATCACTGGAGTGCGGTGAGTTGTTCGAGTCGCCAGCCCGCATTCTTTCCTTGCTGAACAAACACCTCTACCGCTCCACGCAGCCGGAGAAGTACGCCACACTCTTCCTGGCACACTACGACGACGCCAGCGGTCGCCTGACCTACGCCAACGCCGGGCAGCTACCGCCCTTCGTGATGAAGCGCGATGGACGTATCGTGCGCCTGGACAGAGGCGGTACCGTCGTCGGCCTGATGGATGGTATGCACTACGAGCAGGAGACAGTCGCGCTCGATCCGGGTGACCTGCTCATCGCCTACTCGGACGGCGTCACGGAGCCCGAAAATGACTTTGGCGAGTTCGGCGAAGACCGTCTGCTGGAGGTGGTGCATCAGCACCGCGATCAACCGCTCGAGGTGATCTCGCACGAGGTGATGGCGGCACTGGATGCATGGATCGGTGGCGGCGAACAGCCGGACGACATCACCCTGGTGCTTGCGCGCAAGATGTAG